The Nicotiana tomentosiformis chromosome 2, ASM39032v3, whole genome shotgun sequence genome includes the window TAGAAAAGCCAAATACACCGACAGCCCCTTCAACTTGTTTTCACTTTCTACTTTAACACTTATTATTAAGGTCGTTCTATTTTAACACTCCAATTAGCCCTTTAGTGTGTCATCCAGACACAAAAGGCTGACATGGCAAGGTGAATGTTTTTCACTTTTTTCAGGCGCGTGAAATAGTCCAATAAAATAatttctcttttaatttttcAGAAAATACAATGTACACAAAGGAGTAATTCTAAGTTATGCCAAGCTTCCGTTTTAAGATCGAAGCTTCTGCTTTAATACATAGGATTTAATACTAATTATCTCATTTTTAAGATCCAAGCTTCCGCTTCAAGACTTACTCAAAAACAACCATGACTAAGAGTAGCTTTCTCGTCGAAAACGTTTAGCATTCATATATgaacaagaattactcgaattggtactatttttttttttaccaaaaaCTATATGGGGGGATTGTATTTGATGAGAAGAAGCATGTACAATATTTGAAGCTTGCTGAATTGGAGTGAAATTGAAATTGATATTTTGTCGAATACCTAGTATACCCAACTTGCCAAATTCTCAATTTTCAAATTCGTCGAAGCTGAGTGGATCAAAGCTGAAGAAGAGGGGTTAAAAACACTCCCTTGAGGTGCAGAAATTGTTCGGCATTGGTTTTGCTGTATTTGATTGGCTTGAACACCATCTCCGGCCTAATAGAGCTCGTCGGAACTTGGAGCTTCATCGGAGTTACCAATTTTGAAGTTGGAATGATCCAAACTTTAGTGAGGAGATAGATTACGACCTAGATAAAAACCTCCCGCGTTTGGATTGGATCGAATCTGTTCAGAACTGGTGTGAAGTTGGAATGCCCATGTGATGTTTTGCTACAGTTTTTTGATGTGTCCGGCAAGGTTTGTGAAAGAATTTGATTAATTATTAAAATGAAAGATGAAATAATggtgaagaattggccaaggTTTGTACTGAATAGTTGTATTGATAGAAGAAGTTGGGAGTAGGGGGGTCAGGAAGAATATAACAGAgagttcttatttttttttatctttttcctttttcctaAAAAAATTTTAATGTCTCATCCATGTGTCTCCGTTTTATTGGTCATTCTGGCGTGTGAATTACACGCATCTATCGTGTTTGGCTGCCTAACATTTTAGTGTCCGGATGACACACTAAAGGGTTGGTTGGAGTGTTTAAATGAAACGATCTTAAGAATGAGTGTTAAAGTGAAAAGTAAAAATAAGTTAAAGGGGATGCTGATGTATTTAGCCTAATAGAAATGCCCCACTTAGGGAATCATTAAACATGGAATGATAAACATGCTGACCAAAGAATTTTCTCAAAGATAGACTGGGTGTTTATAAATGGGGATTGGCTTGAAGATATGCCTCCATGCAGGGTAATATATTTGCTTGAGGGTATTAGTGACCACTGTCCAGCAAAGATTTCACTAACAGCAGAGAAAGATAGAGCTAAGAGGTCATTCCAATATTGCAATGTATGGGATCAACACCCACTCTTTTTAGAGAGGGTAAAAGCAGGATGGGAAGTGCAAATTCAGGGATGCAAAATATTGCAGGTAGTCAAGAAACTGAAAATGATGAAAAGAGGATTAAAGCAGCTGAATTCTCAATACTTCGAAAACATAGTGGGAGAAGTAGATGAAGACAGGCAAAATCTTTAAAAAGCTCAAGAGAAGCTGCAGGCATGCCCTATGAATACTGAATTTCAACAACAGGAGAGAGAAGCATACAAGAAATTTAGGAAGTCTTCCTATTTGGCAGAACTATACCTCCAACAGCAAAGCAAGGCAAATTGGATAAGGTTAGGAGATGATAaaactaaatatttttatttagtaaTCTAGCACAAGAGGTTGAAACAGGCTACTACTCAACTAAAAAATGAACAGGGAGATTGGCAAAGTGATCCAGATGTAATTGCAAAAAATTTTGTAAATTACTATGTAGAGCTACTAGGGCAAAACTCTCCAACTAGAGTTAAAGCAAGAGAAGGATTCATAAAAATGGGACCAGTGCTTACCATATAGAATCAGATAGACTTGCTAAAACCATATAATGCTAAGGAAGTCAATGAAGCAATATTTTAGAATGACAGTAGTAAAAGCCCTGGGCCAGATAGTTTTGGAAGTGGTTTTTTCAAGGCAGTGTGGAGTATAATTGGAGAGGATATCACTGCAGCAATATTGGAATTCTTCCATAACGGGAAGTTACTAAAACAACTGAACTCAACTAACATAGCGTTGATACCAAATGTGGAGGACCCAGAATATGCAAGTCAGTACAGGCCCATTTCTTGTTGCAATATAGTGTATAAAGGCATCTCAAAGATGTTATGTAGCAGACTTACACATGCAGTTAGCCAGTTAGAAGCAGACAACCAGGCTACATTCATTCCAGGTAGATCTATGATGCACAATGTTCTTATATGCCATGACCTATTGAGGCACTACAATAGGAAAACTTCTGCTAGATGCTTAATGAATATAGATTTGAGAAAAGCTTATGATTTGGTGGAATGGAAGTTCTTGGAGGAAGTACTGAAAGGCTTTGGGTTCCCTGAGAAGTTCCTACAACTGATCATGACTTGTGTGAAATCAACAAAGTTTTCTATTAAGATCAATGGTGAAGGTCATGGATATTTTGAAGGAAGAAGGGGGCTTAGGCAAGGAGATCTCATGTCTCCTCTATTATTTGTTTTAGTGATGGAATACTTATCTAGAACTTTAAAGTTCATGAGTGGTTTACCTAACTTCCAGTTTCATTCTATGTGTAAACAACTTAAACTAACTTATTTAATCTTTGCAGATGATCTTATGATCCTCTGCAAAGGTAACATTGCCTTAGTAACAAGAGTCATGGAAGCATTACCACACTTCAGCAAAGCATCTGGCCTGATTGCAAACTTAAAGAAGTCAAATATTTTTATAGCAAGGGTTGATGAGGTGACTAAGGAGTAGCTGCTAACTAGGACATGATTCACACAAGGTACATTTCCTATAAGATACCTTGGGGTGCCTCTGTCATCCAAGAAATGGAGCAAATTGGAAAGCTATCAATTGgtggataaaataacaagtaggaTTAAAACTACATATGCCAAGCAACTGTCCTATGCAGGAAGACTTCAAATAATCAATTCAGTGTTATTCTCCATCTATAATTTTTGGGGGGCAGTTTTCATATTACCCAAAGTGTGGTTAAGGAAGCTGATAAAATTTGCAGGGAATATAAATGGGGGAGTTCAGAGGAAAAGAAAAAAGTTTTCCTTGTGTCTTGGGAAAAAATATGCTTTCCAAAGAAATATGGAGAATTAAATGTGAAAGGAAGCAGACTTTGGAATGTAGCATCTGTTGGAAAATTATTATGGCAACTGATTGATAAACAAGACTCCTTGTGGGTGAAGTGGGTGCATGGAATCTATATGAAGACCAATACTAGTATTTGGAACCATAAGCCACCTTTGGATAGTAGTTGGTACCGGAGGAAACTTAACTCCTTAAAAGATGAAATGAAGGCATGGTATGAGCGAGACCACTATTCTCTAATTTTTGGAGGAGTATACTCAATAACTAGAAGTTATACAACTCTACTGGGAGATATGCCCAGATTGAACATAGCAGACTTAATATGGAGTGCAATTGCACAACTAAAGCACAGGTTCTTTATGTGGTTAGGAGCACAGGGCAGACTATTAACAAAGGATAGGCTCCGAAAACTGCATATCCAAGTTGAAGATGGAAGCTGTTGTTTATGTGATGCAGGAGCAGAAGAAGAACCCAATCATTTGTTTGTTGCATGTAGCTTGTTCACAATACTCAGAGGAGCAGTTACAGTTTGGGCTGGTGTTCAAATACAGGAGGGAGACATCAGGAAGACTTTGGAGAGAATAAAGAGGAAGAATTGGAAGCAGACCAAGAAAGAAATAGTAGCAGCAATATTTGGATCAATGTTCTACCATACATGGAGGGCTAGAAACTAGAGAATGTTCAAAGGTGTCAATGTAAATATAGAGGATGTAGTAAGACAGATTAAGCAAGATGTTATAGAAAGAATAGATACAAAAGGTAGATCAAAAAGGGCTCATACATGTAGAGAATTTCTGCAAAGGATCACTGTATAATTGTAAGTAGTATT containing:
- the LOC138905030 gene encoding uncharacterized protein: MPPCRVIYLLEGISDHCPAKISLTAEKDRAKRSFQYCNVWDQHPLFLERVKAGWEVQIQGCKILQVVKKLKMMKRGLKQLNSQYFENIVGEVDEDRTIPPTAKQGKLDKGDWQSDPDVIAKNFVNYYVELLGQNSPTRVKAREGFIKMGPNDSSKSPGPDSFGSGFFKAVWSIIGEDITAAILEFFHNGKLLKQLNSTNIALIPNVEDPEYASQYRPISCCNIVYKGISKMLCSRLTHAVSQLEADNQATFIPGRSMMHNVLICHDLLRHYNRKTSARCLMNIDLRKAYDLVEWKFLEEVLKGFGFPEKFLQLIMTCVKSTKFSIKINGEDDLMILCKGNIALVTRVMEALPHFSKASGLIANLKKSNIFIARVDEVTKDFHITQSVVKEADKICREYKWGSSEEKKKVFLVSWEKICFPKKYGELNVKGSRLWNVASVGKLLWQLIDKQDSLWVKWVHGIYMKTNTSIWNHKPPLDSSWYRRKLNSLKDEMKAWYERDHYSLIFGGVYSITRSYTTLLGDMPRLNIADLIWSAIAQLKHRFFMWLGAQGRLLTKDRLRKLHIQVEDGSCCLCDAGAEEEPNHLFVACSLFTILRGAVTVWAGVQIQEGDIRKTLERIKRKNWKQTKKEIVAAIFGSMFYHTWRARN